A stretch of the Streptomyces venezuelae genome encodes the following:
- a CDS encoding DNA repair helicase XPB, whose product MNGPLIVQSDKTLLLEVDHELADAARRAIAPFAELERAPEHIHTYRITPLGLWNARAAGHDAEQVVDALVEYSRYPVPHALLVDVAETMARYGRLTLSKHPVHGLVLTSTDRPVLEEILRSKRITPLVGARIDADTVAVHPSERGQIKQTLLKLGWPAEDLAGYVDGEAHPIELAEDGWKLRPYQRQAVDGFWHGGSGVVVLPCGAGKTLVGAGAMAEAKATTLILVTNTVSARQWKHELVRRTSLTEDEIGEYSGTRKEIRPVTIATYQVLTTKRKGIYPHLELFDSRDWGLIVYDEVHLLPAPVFKFTADLQARRRLGLTATLVREDGRESDVFSLIGPKRFDAPWKEIEAQGYIAPADCVEVRVNLTESERLAYATAETEEKYRFCATTATKRKVTEALVRKHRGEQTLVIGQYIDQLDELGEHLDAPVIKGETSNAQREKLFDAFREGEISVLVVSKVANFSIDLPEATVAIQVSGTFGSRQEEAQRLGRVLRPKADGHEARFYSVVARDTIDQDFAAHRQRFLAEQGYAYRIMDADELLKEN is encoded by the coding sequence GTGAACGGTCCGCTCATCGTTCAAAGCGACAAGACGCTCCTCCTCGAAGTCGACCACGAGCTCGCAGACGCCGCGCGGCGCGCCATCGCGCCCTTCGCGGAACTGGAGCGCGCCCCGGAGCACATCCACACCTACCGGATCACCCCGCTCGGCCTGTGGAACGCCCGGGCCGCCGGGCACGACGCCGAGCAGGTGGTGGACGCGCTGGTGGAGTACTCCCGGTATCCCGTCCCGCATGCGCTGCTGGTCGACGTCGCCGAGACCATGGCCCGGTACGGGCGGCTCACCCTCTCCAAGCACCCGGTGCACGGGCTGGTGCTGACCAGCACCGACCGGCCGGTGCTCGAGGAGATCCTGCGGTCCAAGCGGATCACCCCGCTGGTCGGGGCGCGGATCGACGCCGACACCGTGGCCGTGCACCCCTCCGAGCGCGGGCAGATCAAGCAGACCCTGCTCAAGCTGGGCTGGCCGGCCGAGGACCTGGCCGGGTACGTGGACGGCGAGGCGCACCCCATCGAGCTGGCCGAGGACGGGTGGAAGCTGCGGCCCTACCAGCGGCAGGCCGTGGACGGGTTCTGGCACGGCGGGTCCGGGGTGGTCGTACTGCCCTGCGGCGCGGGCAAGACGCTGGTCGGCGCGGGCGCCATGGCCGAGGCGAAGGCGACCACGCTGATCCTGGTGACGAACACGGTGTCGGCCCGGCAGTGGAAGCACGAGCTGGTCCGGCGCACCTCCCTGACGGAGGACGAGATCGGCGAGTACAGCGGCACCCGGAAGGAGATCCGGCCGGTCACCATCGCCACCTACCAGGTCCTGACGACCAAGCGGAAGGGCATCTACCCGCACCTGGAGCTGTTCGACTCCCGGGACTGGGGCCTGATCGTCTACGACGAGGTGCACCTGCTGCCCGCGCCGGTCTTCAAGTTCACCGCCGACCTCCAGGCCCGGCGGCGGCTCGGCCTGACCGCCACCCTGGTCCGGGAGGACGGCCGGGAGTCGGACGTGTTCTCGCTGATCGGGCCGAAGCGGTTCGACGCGCCCTGGAAGGAGATCGAGGCGCAGGGCTACATCGCGCCGGCGGACTGCGTCGAGGTGCGGGTAAACCTGACCGAGAGCGAGCGGCTGGCGTACGCGACGGCCGAGACGGAGGAGAAGTACCGCTTCTGCGCGACCACCGCGACCAAGCGGAAGGTGACGGAGGCGCTGGTCCGGAAGCACCGGGGCGAACAGACGCTGGTCATCGGGCAGTACATCGACCAGCTCGATGAACTCGGCGAGCACCTGGACGCGCCCGTGATCAAGGGTGAGACCTCCAACGCGCAGCGCGAGAAGCTCTTCGACGCGTTCCGCGAGGGCGAGATCAGCGTGCTGGTCGTGTCCAAGGTCGCGAACTTCTCGATCGACTTGCCGGAGGCGACGGTCGCCATCCAGGTCTCCGGTACCTTCGGCTCCCGCCAGGAGGAGGCCCAGCGGCTCGGGCGGGTCCTGCGCCCGAAGGCGGACGGCCACGAGGCGCGGTTCTACTCGGTGGTCGCCCGCGACACCATCGACCAGGACTTCGCCGCCCACCGCCAGCGCTTCCTCGCGGAACAGGGCTACGCCTACCGGATCATGGACGCCGACGAACTGCTCAAGGAGAACTGA